The Miscanthus floridulus cultivar M001 chromosome 6, ASM1932011v1, whole genome shotgun sequence genomic interval TCCTTGTTCAGactactggcttggagcctgagAGGCAGAGGCTCTTCTTCCGTGGGAAGGAGAAGAACGACAGAGAGTTCCTGCACACGGCAGGTGTTAAGGATGGAGCAAAACTGCTTCTGCTTGAGAAGCCTGCCCCTGCCAACATAGAGCAGAAGGTTGAGCCTGTGATTATGGATGAGAGCATGATGAAGGCATGTgaggctgttgctcgtgttagaGCTGAAGTTGATAAGCTGTCTGCTAAGGTGAAGGAACATTCCATCTGCCTTCCTTATTTGTTTAAGCATTCAAGTGTCATATTATTTTTGGTGCTCACACTGTTCCTTTTGTAGGTGTGTGACTTGGAGAAAAATGTGCTTGGAGGGAGAAAGGTTGAGGATAAGGCATTTGTCGTCTTGACGGAGCTGCTTATGATGCAGCTGCTGAAACTCGATGGCATCGAAGCTGAAGGAGAAGCAAGGGCACAGAGGAAGGCTGAGGTACACAACTAAAACACTTGCTGCTGCTATTTTTGCATGTGCTACATGTTCAGTGAGAATGCATTACAACGACTGAAATATTTATGATGTAACGCCTCAGGATAAGTTATATTCGAGTTGGAGATATGCCATGAAATGATCTTACTTTTTTTGGACGAAGTAAGAATTTCAACAGTACCTTTTCTTAGTCATATAATGAGTCCTTGATGCCTGCTCGGTGAGTAGTTAGTTCCTGAAGTATGGATGATCGACATATATCATAAATCCTAATGGATTAACTTAGCATCTTTGGTGATAGTTATCATATGAACCTTGAAATTTTCCATTCGGTAGATTTTCCAGCCAGTAGTATGGTTTCAGGAGTAACTGTGTTTTTCTGTTTTTCGCACTCTGCGTGGTGGTGTAGTGAACTAGTATTTCTTCGGTAGACTTCTTCTGTAGAGAGTGTATCACTTTATTGAGGCTCCTAGTTGAATAAATATTAATGGCCAGGTTTTGCTAGTCTGACCTTATCTGTTGGCCCTCTTCTGGTAAAGATGATCGGACTAAGTTGGCTGCATTGTCCCAGCTTTACTTCTACTCAAACTTTGCTTTGTAAGGGCAAACAAACCCTTGATCTAATGTTGCATAAACACTTAAGAGTATTCCAGTTACCATCAAATGTCTACCATTAATGTTGAAATTGTGCCAAGGAAAAGGTACATCTAGAACCTATCCAATCCCTTTCACTTTGTTATTTTCTGGCTTAATTAATCTATATAAGAACACATATGAAAAGGTTAATTGATTTAACAGATTATGCGTTTGCAAGCATCATCAGGGATTGTTCTGAGTTATTTTTGGTACTTCTATAAGCACAAATTGCTGGTTAATTATGTCATATGGTTAGTAGGTTATATTCACGTGCACAACATTTGATAGTTCACACTTATGATGTTATTAGTGTTGGTCTCTAAGGACAAACGGTTTAACTGTAGTCAATAAAATACACACTCATATTATGGAAACGATGAATTTAGACCTGCCAAACCAGTTGCCTGATATAGCTTTTATGTTCAATGCTTCAACATCTCAGGTGCGCCGTGTTCAGTCCCTTGTGGAGACCTTGGATAAGCTGAAAGCAAGAAATGCAAACCCCTTCAGTGATCATAACAAAGCTGTTTCAGTGACAACGCAGTGGGAGACGTTTGAGAACGGCATGGGCAGCTTGAGCGCTCCGCCGCCCCGTGTTTCTTCGACGCAAGTTAACACTGACTGGGAGCAGTTTGACTAGGCTCAGATGAAGCTATTGATGTATCATGAAATTTGTGAGATCGGTATGGACATTCCTTTTCCAGGCAGCGAGGTGTTGTGTATATGCGCCACGTTTGTATATGCACCACGTTTGATGCCTTTGGTGTCCTAACTGCCTGTGAATGTTACCAGATCATACCATACTACCATGTGAATTGCGTCGCTCGTTGAGGGTCATATTTCAATATGCTCCTGCCAATGCCATTCGCATGATATTTATTGGCTGGGTTCAGCAAGGTTGATAACGTCCCTTGCCAGATCCTTTACAGCACTAGCTCATCAGTGAATGCAATTGTACCATGTACAAGCTGACGCTATAGCTGTTCCGAAACTTTACCAATAATAAGTTTCCTGAATTCAGTGTAAATTGAAGCATAGTGAAGAGTAACCATTGCATAGTTCTCCAATGCAAAATGAAGTGACGAGAGAGTTTATCAAAGCATGAAATGTTACCTGCTGGCCAAATGTTTTGTAGTATGATAAAAGGGCAAAATTTATCCATTGGCAAATAATAGATTTGAGTTCCTTTTTATGTTACATTTAATTTAGAGAAAATGGTGATTTGATCCAGTTCAGCGGCAACTAAAGAATGCTGAATTGCTTGTACATCTGAATGCGTGATGCAGCAGTACACCGGCCATGGCGTTTTAGACACcttgcgccctgttcgtttgcgccctgttcgtttaggcttgtttggcttaGCCACAGTAtgtttctctcacaccaaatcagggcgcgtttagttgcccCCAAAGTTGGCGCCGCCTGAAATCCCGAggcactgtagcgcactgtatcatttcgtttgtatttggtaataattgttcaatcgttgactaattaggctcaaaacgttcatctcgcaaagtacaaccaaactgtgcaattagtttttgatttcgtcaacatttagtactacatgcatgtaccgcaagtttgatgtgacggagaatcttctttttgcatagtgccaaagtttggattttgaatgaactaaacatggcctcagCCAaaagtactttcaaccatggcttatcagGCAAACAAGTTCAAACAAACAGGGTGTTAGAAGGTAATCTGCTACTACAAACCTACAACTGGATGGTGACGCCTCTAGCTCCCATAGACCCATTCCGGCAAGCCGGTGCTCCGCTGTGTCTTCCCTGACGGCGTtgctgttggagttgttccaaattcacttcaggatataggccgggcttctgacggagcgaagcggaggcccatcgccggaggcttgggccggagcgtagcggagtctgaagccAGCCCATCAGGTCTCACCCTTGTgctcggggggtgcggggggctccgccccccgcggtacggtacggtatatacacccttgctagggtttcgtggagacttgattctcttgtaagccgccataggcgtgtaatccaaaactcttgagatagtgagattgttgctggctggtgccagtggtttttccccttcacatcggaggggttttccacgttaaatcatgtgtctcctctgtggcttgattctttacttcatattcctatacgtcgttcataacagttGCCCCACGCGCGGGCCCTCGCCACCTCATTGAGTGTCACGTCGAACCTGTGGCCATCGCCCCAGAGCACGTAGGGCTCCTCCCCGTGCGCCGCGTCGTCGCCGATCCTGGCATGCGCGTCGTCGCCGATCCTGAGCTGATCGTCGGCCATGCGCAGCGGCACGAAGAGGCCAACGCGTAGAAGGATGCCCGTGGTGACCACGACGTTCCAGGAGAGGACGAAGAGGGCGCCGCCATAGAAGGTGGGAGTGGAGGGCCATGAGGTTCGGTGCGCCGAGGAGGCCAGTAGTGAGGGCGTCGCCGAGCCCAGCGACGGCGTGCGTGTCGTCCAGCTTCTGTTGGAGGAACATCATGGTGACCCACGGCACGCTGCCGGCGCAGACGCCCATCAGTATGGACCGTGTGTGCACCAGTCCTGCACGTGTGTCGTGCAGGACAATGTAATTTGTAagtgccaaacttttatataTACAAGCTACTAAAAAACGTAAATGCGATAGCCATTATAAGCTCTGGCGTATAATCCACAATTTGAGGGCATTTTTTCCCACATAGTTTAGCTGCACTGCCGCACTGGCGGTGATACAGACAAGCCCGGCAATGGGCATTGCCATCATGCTCTGCACCGCGCCAATAACCGAGGGCCTGCCGAAGAAAATGACGTCGAGGCAGGTGCAGGTCAGGAAGCTCGTCGCGGCACTGACATTGGTGTTGAGCATGGCAATGGACGCGCAGTGATGTCGGGCCGTACGGCGCACCGCCATTGAACCCAGACCAGCCTAGCCTCAGCAACCCACCGCCGGCGATATGAGGTGGATGTTCATTCAATTCGGTGCCAAACTCTACCTGTCGCTCTTCAGCCTCCGCCCCCACCTGGAAGAAATTTATTTGTCG includes:
- the LOC136459350 gene encoding BAG family molecular chaperone regulator 4-like, whose product is MMSGRSGGRDAEGEWEVRPGGMLVQRRDGEAPGPVIRIRVSHGANFREVVVPAQATFGELKSILVQTTGLEPERQRLFFRGKEKNDREFLHTAGVKDGAKLLLLEKPAPANIEQKVEPVIMDESMMKACEAVARVRAEVDKLSAKVCDLEKNVLGGRKVEDKAFVVLTELLMMQLLKLDGIEAEGEARAQRKAEVRRVQSLVETLDKLKARNANPFSDHNKAVSVTTQWETFENGMGSLSAPPPRVSSTQVNTDWEQFD